The genomic segment TGTCTCCAAGCGTCGTCCAAACGCTGCCCGACTCCTGGCAGGCTTGGAGTTCGGGAAAAGCATCTCGTTCCAGCCgcttgccatgggcagggacaccttctgctgGCGCGGGTTGCTCCGAGTCCTGTCCAGCCGGGcctggttgctccagggggagTTAAAAGTTGGGGGGGGGCTGGTCCCCATCGTCCTGGGGGTGTTGTGTGCTCAGCTGGCCTCACTTCCACTCTTGGGGGTCCTGGTGGGGCTGGCCCCTgccaagagctgcagcaggagcacccagagctggaAGGACCCTCCTGAAAGGctcaccccatccctggagctgctgcagcttgtgCCGTAGATCCTGCTTAGCTTCCTCCCCTCTTACCTGTTTACTCCTTTTCTTGAGTTAATTTGTTGCCCTAAAATGCAGTGAGATGTGTGGCCGGGGTAAAAGTGGCTTTTTTTGGAGCTGCTTCCACGAAATGGCTTCGTGCTGGTGGACATGTTGGGCTCGTGTTGGAAGAGGCAGAGTTATTAATTCAAAGGCCGGATCAGATGTCCGTGTCCTTTGATTTCTGGGCACCCCTCGCTGAATGCTCCAGAGCCTGCTCGAGAGTTCAGCTTGTTCAAGAGCTCCTCTTAGTTTAACCATCAAGTAATAACTGTGTTTAATATTAAACTAACAATGTAGCTCGAATGAGCTgatgcatattcatatttggGAGGCGACTTCATTCCTCAGTAATGACTCATCAAATGTAAAATCGGGCATGCCGGCTTCTAATTAAAAAGCCTATTCACGGTGCTAAGACCCAACTGGCTTTCACAATAACCGGGATTTCGGAGCCTTAGCTGCTTGAGAAATAGTTAGAGTTAAGCCTGGGAGATGGAAAGGTGACATTTGAAAGGCGGGTTTGTGATTCCTCGAGTTCCTGCCGCCTCTGCCGGGGCAGAAGCGCTGGGTTTGGCTGCCGGAGCTTTGGGCTGAGTGAGGATGGAGCTGCAGGCTCCGGGCAGCACCAGCCCCGCAGCAGCCCCGgaggatgcagcagcagcagcagcttcaaaCACGGCCCGGCCGAGGGCTGTAATTGTGCCCGGCAGACCCTGTGTTTAGGGCTGACTAAGCTGGAACAAGTAACCCAAAAGGCACTTATTTATCCTGTTGTTGTTGTGGGAGGTGGGAAGCGGCGGGTCAGGACGCAGCAGGAtttgctcctgcctggctgtcaCAGTCAATTATCCCAACCACACGGAAGGTGAGCTGCTGTTTTGGGAAGCAGGTCAGCAGCTGCCTAACCCTGGAAATATCCAACCCTCTGGGGAAAATGCAGCCCTGAaccactgcctgcagccagcgGGGACAAGCTCCAGGTGAAGGTTGGTGGGTGGAAGCTCCCAGGGAATGGCAAagtgctctgctccctgctgctgtgcagcttgGAGGTTTCTGGGGTGATTTGGGACCACGCTGACTCCAGCAATTGgggtttttccctgttttctgagTATATCTCTTGCAGATAGACATGGGGAAACTCGAGTAAGCTTGGAGCTGATGGGTCTGGAATGCTGCAGGTCCTGAGCCGTGCCCAGAAAGGCGTTAAGCAGATGTTCTTAGGGGTTAGGAAATTAATCTGGAGTGAGATCTTCTCCGAGCACTGGGCCCAGCTCTGCATCTCACACTTTGTGACCTATATCTGGTCTATCTAAGCCTGAGAGCACACAACCCTTAACTCCAcgagcagtgctggagctgtgccccGGGTGAGTGACTCCAGCTGGCAACAGGCGCAGGCCAGGAGCTCCCCTGGGTCGCTGTGTGATGTTTGTTCAGTTTGGGGCAATAACCCTGTGTGTCTTCTAGGAGcagattaattttttcaaaCTCTCTGCCTTGGAaaacagcttctcctgctggctgtgctggctgggcagctctggggggcagctctgggggcagctCCCTGTCATCCCTGGCCTGGTGCCCGCCTGTGATTCTGGCCGGAGCAGGGACGGTTCATgtcagggagagagggaagcaccACCAGCGAAGCTACCCCCTGAGCCTTGGAAACCTCCCAGGTGTGAAAACATCACTGGGTTTGTTCTGGGATGTTTTTGTGGAGGCAGCAGAACTTGCTGGGGGCCCTTGGTGCGGTCACCGAGGGTCTGGGGTGTGATGAGGGTTTCGTGCTGCAGTGTCTGACCTTTTGTGTGTTCTTCcttccaaacaaaacccatgGAGGGGCAGTTTTACTGCTGCTGAGACCAGAACTGCTCAGGCCCAGGGCAACCAGGAGGGTTTGGCTTGTGTGATACAGTTTTGAATTGAAATTCACATTTTGGGCAGCCAAAATGCAGAGTTTGTGGGGCCTCTCAAACTAGGACAGGCTCCCAGGACTGAAGGGCCCAGTCAGACTGGCCCTTGGTGATCCAGTTTGTCCATTTGTGTCCCAAGCTTTGGCTCTTTCAAGCTGTGACCTTGCTCTAGGCTGGCTGGTTGGGACtcccaggaaaatgggaaatggcTGGAGGGGAACATGAAAGCAGGATGAGAGGTGGAAGGTGCAAACCTAATCTTCCTGGGATCTTTGAGCTGAGTTAAACTCAAATTATAAGGGTGTCCAGATAGTTTATTTTATGGTCTTGGGGGTTATTTTAGCCTCCTGCTTGTTAAGTAATCAGGCAGGTGATTCAGCTTCCCCGTAAATGAACAAAGCTTTGGAGGGGCTGCTGGGTGTGCCAGGCCTGAGCAGGCAGCATTAAAATCACCGGAGTAACACCCGTAAGATGAAAGGTGCCTCTTGTGCTTGATAGCACGCCAAGCTCAGCACGAAGCTCTGACACACTGGAAATTGTTAGGATACACTTACTAGTTGGGACATGAACTTGCATACGCCTGGCTGGGGCTTTTGAGCTGCTCTGGCATCTTGATTTGCCTTTAATGAATCTTGACAGGCCAAAGGGATGGCTGAAAGGAGTGAGCCACCCTGATTAATTCCACAGGGACTGCTGCAGACTGGGCTGTCACCTCCTGTTTGGGGTCACTTTGGGGTTGGCTGGTCTTGGCTTGGTCACTGGAACTGGGAGGGGATGAAGAGGGCAGAGACCACCCCAAAAAACGGGGTCAGGAAGCATCTCCAGGTCggtgtggggagggcagggagagcagacaCTGCACTGGTGGCACAAAAGCTGATCCTGTGCAGTCAGATCTCTAATGCCAGGGAATAAGTAAAAGAGAGCcacccccagctgctggcagaacTTGGGATCCTTTCCAAAGTGACCTATTTCCAATGGattagctttttattttactgtcttGCACTGGAGTGACCCATATAAGCACTGGGAGTGaatcctgctgtccccaggctgctccaggaatTCCCTCTTGCCTCACACCGACTCTGTCTCTGTCTCAGGTTGTCCGTAGCCgcctggagaagaaaggaaTCGCAGTGCACAACGTGAGGCTGAACGGCTCAGCAGCCAGCCACGTCCTCCACCAGGACAGCGGCTTGGGCTACAAGGACCTGGACCTCATTTTCGGGGTGGATCTGAAGACCGAAGACGTTTTCCAGCTGGTTCGAGATGTGGTCATGGACTGCCTGCTCGACTTCCTCCCCGAAGGTGTCAACAAGGACAAGATCACGCCCATGACCCTGAAGGAGGCCTACGTGCAGAAGCTGGTGAAGGTGTGCAACGAGACCGACCGCTGGAGCCTCATCTCGCTCTCCAACAACAGCGGCAAGAACGTGGAGCTCAAGTTCGTGGACTCGCTGCGGCGCCAGTTCGAGTTCAGCGTGGACTCCTTCCAGATCATCCTGGACTCGCTGCTGCTCTTCGGGGAGTGCTCCGAGAACCCCATGGCCGAGAACTTCCACCCCACGGTGACCGGGGAGAGCATGTACGGGGACTTCGAGGAGGCCATGGAGCACCTGCGCAGCCGCGTCATCGCCACCAGGAGCCCCGAGGAGATCCGCGGCGGGGGCCTCCTCAAGTACTGCAACCTCCTGGTCAGGGGCTTCAAGCCCAAGTCCGAGGTGGATATGAAGGCCCTGCAGAGGTACATGTGCTCCAGGTTTTTCATAGACTTCCCTGACATCGGCgagcagctgaggaagctggaggGTTACCTCCAGAGCCACTTCGTGGGCATGGAGAGCAACAGATATGACTATTTGATGACCCTGCACAGGGTGGTCAATGAGAGCACAGTCTGCCTCATGGGACACGAGAGGAGGCAGACCCTGAACCTCATTGCCATGCTGGCTGTGAGGGTCCTGGCTGAGCAGAACATCATCCCCACCGTCACAAACGTTACCTGCTACTACCAGCCAGCCCCTTATGTCAGTGAAATAAACTTCAACTACTACGTGACCCACGTGCAGCCCTTCCTGCCGTGCAATCAGTCTTACCCCACGTGGCTTCCCTGTAACTGAGCCAGGACAAACTCCAGGGTCTGTCCTCCAAGGTATTTCCTTGCCTTGGGGGgttgggagggtggggagggggagcaaAATAAAACCTACCGACCTTCCTAGAGCTGCAACAAAAGGAAACTTCCTGGACTCTTGCATGAGTGTCTCGTTCCTGGGATTGTTGGAACGGGACTTGTCTGCTGTACACTGTGATGGGAAGTGCAGTGTTATGGGAATGGCTCCTTATGGAATTGTGGAGGCAGTGGGGTGGGTGGGGGTGTGTGAGGGGAGACTGTAGAATTATGCtaaggcagagctgcactgccCTGAAATGGATCTgaattgtggtttttttagtgCAGGAGGTGTTATGGGTGTGCAAACTTTTGGTTTCTGCCGAGAGAAGCCAGAGTGGCTAATTCCTTTGAAGGACCAAAGAATCCTGTTTAAGTGCCTGTAACAATATAAACACAACTGTACTGTAaacctttattattttttgctgGGGCTGATGGCCCAGAGCTTGAGTGGGGGAtgtctgaagaagaaaatgtttctgtcgTGGGTGGGGAGGGTCGCAAGATCATTTCTTATCCTGGCTGAGGCCAGAGCAGGTTCTGTGTCGCTGAGGGCTTTGGGCATGGCTTGCTGCCTGTGCAGgaccagctgg from the Prinia subflava isolate CZ2003 ecotype Zambia chromosome 24, Cam_Psub_1.2, whole genome shotgun sequence genome contains:
- the TENT5B gene encoding terminal nucleotidyltransferase 5B, with the translated sequence MLEAAAAGPAPGGAEQRGSRFSVLTWEQVQRLDQILGEAVPIHGRGNFPTLSVRPRTIVQVVRSRLEKKGIAVHNVRLNGSAASHVLHQDSGLGYKDLDLIFGVDLKTEDVFQLVRDVVMDCLLDFLPEGVNKDKITPMTLKEAYVQKLVKVCNETDRWSLISLSNNSGKNVELKFVDSLRRQFEFSVDSFQIILDSLLLFGECSENPMAENFHPTVTGESMYGDFEEAMEHLRSRVIATRSPEEIRGGGLLKYCNLLVRGFKPKSEVDMKALQRYMCSRFFIDFPDIGEQLRKLEGYLQSHFVGMESNRYDYLMTLHRVVNESTVCLMGHERRQTLNLIAMLAVRVLAEQNIIPTVTNVTCYYQPAPYVSEINFNYYVTHVQPFLPCNQSYPTWLPCN